The Glycine max cultivar Williams 82 chromosome 17, Glycine_max_v4.0, whole genome shotgun sequence genome contains the following window.
gTCGGTTCATTGGATTTTTAGagccgcatccttcattatctcaTTGTGCGTATCTTGattccaagatcttcaaaccttgcacacTTAGTctgatatcgcatgcataaggcattgcgataaAATGCTTCATTGACATATCCACACCTAGTTACtctcttccttcaacacttcaacatccctattgattctgaaccttatgttccaatcaagagatcctttctAATAGGCGCTACTGTGATTGCATCCTTTGGTTATTgtaaagagcatgatggctcttgggtgaaaAAGGGTGTTCaacccattgatgaagaaggacATTTACATGGTGGAGAAGattcctctcttcttcaaaagattttggacaggttcgatggtcttcaaacctttgttggtgaaaggtttgatacTTTGGAGTTACAAGTGGACATGCGATTCAATGAGATGGAGTCAAGGATCACCAAGGTCGAGGAAGATGTTTCTTACATTCGTACAAgctttgatctaccaccaccactgccaccatcatcttagttttctattatgtttaacattattagtactttgatttctagccgtgtatttggctatattattatgacatttgaacaatttagtatttcttttatttgcatAGTATGATTaaacaattatgaattatgttatatgactatgtggtttttatatatttgatctattcatgtttcttgcttcatgattggtttagatttttcagTGAATATCTTGAGAATGATTAGTAatgtatgtatgttttatatttgttacgcactttggctttttgttgatgccaaagggggagaaaaatagggattaaatcaagaacttacataagtaattaacttaatttcaagtgaagcataaactcaaaaacaaagggggagaatatggagaattaagtgagtgatcgactaggaaaaagtatgtgtatgtgtttcttgatttcagggttgtcatcataaaaaagaggGAGATTGCAGAAGAAACCTTCGTgatgttgaatcaagattgattcaagttgttttgatgataacaaagatgatgacaaaaagcccaagaaaatgatttcaagattgagtcaagaacaattcaagaataaagagaaatttgatttcaagattcaagaaaagatgaattcaagattcaagacaagaaatcaagaagacttcacaagggaagtattgaaaagatttttcaaaaaacaaaaatagcacaattttgtttttcaaaagaagttttcacaatattttctaagttaccagagtttttactctctggtaatcgattaccagattcttgtaatcgattaccgatggcaaagttttttttcaaaatctttcaactgaatttacaacgttccaattaatttcaaaatggtgtaatcgattacaagatattggtaatcaattactagtgtgtttgaacgttgaaattcaaattcaattgtgaagagtcacatcctttcacaaaaatgctttgcgtaatcgattacaaggatttggtaatcgattactagtgacaagttttgaacaaaaatcaaaagatgtaactcttccaatggtttttattttttttttaaaggttataactcttctaatggttttcttgaccagacttgaagagtctataaaagcaagaccttgacttgcattttaatatattttttttacaatctttgacaacctttacaaacaacttttccacatactcttttacaacctttgaatctctttgaacttcttattcttcttcttcttcttcttcctttgccaaaagctttctaatagttttcttgttttccaaaccttgaaaacaaaagtgtgctattcatctttttcattctcttctccctttgcccaaaagaattcgccaaggactaaccgcctgaattctttttgtgtctctcttctcctttttccaaaagaacaaacgactaaccgcctgaattcttttgtgtctcccttcccccttgtcaaagaattcaaaacaacacagtctgagaattcttttgatttttccctttcccataaacaaaagatttcaaaggactaaccgcctgagaattcttttgtttcccccttcacaaagtttcgaaggactaaccgcctgagaactttgtcttaacacattggagggtacatcctttgtggtacaagtagagggtacatctacttgagttgttgtgactgagaacaagggagggttcatctcttgtggatcagttctagtggaggatacatccactaggttgttcaaagagaacaagggaggatacatcccttgtggatctttgcttgtaaaggcttttacaaggttgaaaagaaatctgaAGGACCGCAGGCCGCTtagggactagatgtaggcacgggttgttgcctaaccagtataaaactcttgtgtttgtcttcttcttccctacactctttattttccgttgtgcactttaattatcacttttacttttggttaattttttatttatattctttactttcttaacaacatagtaaaagcctaagaagggtagatttttaattagtaaaggttcagtaataattaattcaacccccccttcttaattattccgaggccacttgatccaacaacacTCACCGTCGCAGGCTAACCAAGGAACCCATTAACCTTAGCGAGCACGAGATCGCCAAGCTTAAACTGCCAGTAGGCGGTGGCACCACCGACACTTTTCTTTCCGCCCTTTCTACGACTAGGCGGAATGGCATGAAACCAGTGTCAAGTAATAGCGCCCGATTTGCTACGAAGCGAAGCGCGAGAGTgaataagaaatcaaatttgAAGAGTGATTGAAGGAGTTGGAACGATTACGAATAGGCAGAGAGAATTAGAAGGCATTGGGAATGAGGAAAACCCTAATTGGAGAgagtgaaagaaaacatgacatAAGAGAAAAAGTGTTTTGTTAGGTGAggcggaagaagaagaagttgatgCTGGTGATAGTGGTGGCTTAGGGTGCAATGAGTATATGCATCACACTCCGTGAAGTGCGCTAACGTGTATTAATAAGCTCCAGAAAATAGGTTTCATAAGACGCACTTTCCAATATGGCAGACTGGGTCACGACGTGCATGAGCTCACTATGAGGGAGACAGTACTCACGACTACCTAGAGTGTTGATGGAGCGAGAGCAAGGTTTAAGCTACATGGAGAAAGAGCGAGATCGAGAGAGAGGGAGACACTACTCAGGGAGAGAGAGCAAGGTTTGAGGGAGAGATGGGTTTAAGCTATAGTAGTGCTTCAGGAAGAGAGGGGTTTAACATCCTAGGGCACAAGAGGTACGTTGAGGGAGAGAGTGTTTGATTCTACTGGTTCGAAAGTAGTTCGCATACGGGccaggtgatgcaatcctcccaaggaaGGGATcagtcactagaaccatgagcaagaggcttcAAGAGGATTGgactagagctgctgaagaaagCCCtaggttctcatgaaccttagggttgatttctgagcccatgggccaaagttgggtccaattatctttgtacatgttagactaggatgtcattatatttggtccttatatttagggctccatattgtaggtagggtaccctagaaatataggatttttcagcccttgtattttagggcacctagactagtttttgtattaggggtagttttgtaatttcatatgcactaagtgaatatttgatgtgtgtggttggaaataaatttaattgaattggtagaagtccaatccaattaaattttagagggagagttgagcatttgcttactacaccccattgccacatcatatagtcacactttgtgcatgttcttcatACTTTACAttcctcatgacacctaagcacacttagtggagaatcttggaattgatcttggattagtgggttggatcataactaaaattcactaatcataattagtgaaaatttggctccaaagtttggctccacaaattcaatttcaaattcaagtgaaatttgaattaaaattcaaatttccctccaattttgtatgacacttaggctataaatagaggtcatgtgtgtgcattttttttggaacattgatcatttgaatattaacttcagatttcagagctcttttagagcacaaaatttcgtgctcttctctcgctctcccttcattcatctccttcttcctccaagctcttatccatggcctcatatggtggtgagcttcttctagactcatcttctccttgaagtggcgtctcctctctctcttccttctccattccgctgccattcatcttccaagaagcaaaagaatccattgatgaagaagatcctaggcctacaagctccaatggagcttacatcaccagGGCCGATATACAAAGACGGGCATACGCGATAATCGTCTTTATCTTATTTCTGCTAATTACAACATTGCCACCAGGTTACACTCTAAGATGGTTCTTtgtaaccgccttagaatgtgtgATGTAAAAAACAATATTTCTCCCCcgaattacaaaattgccacaacctcctattctaagacggtccttCAGAACCGTCTCAGAAACAACGTCGTAAAAATGCGCTTTTGTAGTAGTGGTAACAATGacaatcaataaatatattaaggataaaagtggaagaaaatataaaaattaagaagctaatgtttttaaaaaacattatttcaagtagtgttttaaaaaaaaagtatagaagatactaaatttttttttaccaaacagTCAAACAAGGTTTTTTAGCTAGTAAAAAAAGTCATAAGTTAGATGAAATGCcaattttcctaaaaaaaataaaatatacatagactatgtttgacaaaattaaCTGAAAAGTTAGTTAGAAGCTAAAAGAATAGCTGGTAACTGGAAACTGAAAAATggcttattaaattaaaagtgttcGGTAAAACTAGTTGTTAAAGTAGTTGAAAGATGTAAAAtgacagaaaaataataaaattgtgatttatttaaaaaaggtaTCAcggaaaatgaataaatatattgaggataaaagtgaaacaaaatatataaagttaGAAGCTagtgtttcaaaaaatattacttcaaatAGCATTTCAAAAAACACTAGAAGCTATTGAGAAGCTACTAAAAAAATTGCTTACTAAATAGTCAAATGAGCTTTCTAGCTAGTAAATAAAGCTAAAAAGTAGTTGAAGTGCTTTGCCAAACATAGCCAAAAAATACTACTTCAAGTAGTGTTTAAAAATAACTTGCTTATCGAATAACCAAATGCATTTttcagataataaaaaaaaactaaaaattaattaaaatatcttactAAACATAACCATAATCAATTGACATGGTTGATACCCATGTGAGTTGAGTATAATAGAAAATACTAACCCTCTGTATTGTGATTAATCATGGTTTATTTAATGTCTAATTGTACCTTAAACATGATTATATTTGAaggagaataaataaaaaaagtggtcGATGAATATTTTCAATTCCAACATCTTAGATTATTGGAAATTGGTTTTGGAATTCCATTCAAGTTTTATTGGTCTATATCACTTTGTTACTCAATAATCTCAATTCACTTGTCCATAATATTTAGAAGTTGAGTCGAGTCGACTATCTctacttttatttttgctttcttaCACTATGTTTCGACATTTTTGCTTTCCAACACTATGTTTGTTTCCACttgatttttccttttcaattttaaattcaagtagttcgtaattttttcttcttatattgcATTGAACCCCTCtgttcacttttattttttggatgagCAAACCCCTCTGTACACTTATGAACTTCACATGGAACAATTATGAAATACGATAAATGCAACTATCAAATAAatccaaaagaaattaaataaaaatagcctTTATCGGTGGCACGGTGCCCCTTTCACGATTATCCAGTCTTCCTCTTTATTGTGGCATAGGTCAGTAGGTGTGAACTATAAACACGATTGAACTATTTGTATATCTACTTtacaattacttttttttattattattaagctgcagttttgaaaattaaagaactttttttttcttgctaatGCTGATCATTTTATTAGTATGAAATAaagatcaattaaatttttttcttttttgctgaaTAAGGactaactaaaatttgaattctgaAATACTTGATTCAAAGACATAAATCACTACCTGTTTGTTGTGTCGTGTCCTTTGttagttgaaaattaaagaacttTAGCTATACAAAGCTTTCCTTACATATCAACACTTATCGTTGGCTAAACCCGgagcaataattaaaatgaatggtGAGAATACATCTGCAActgaaaaaggaaaacaaaattgataTAATCAATGGCGAAAGTTCAGGGGGTAGGGGTCAAAAAATGCAAGTGGTGAGCTGGGTAAAGCTACGGTTTCACTTtaataatgatatattattatatagatatataaagTTCAATTTATAACAGGTAAACACTCAATCACGATAGCTCAATCCATAACACACGCTCACTTTATAGGATCATCTAGTTTGATTTCCCAAAATATATTCTTGAAGGGGTGAGAAATTTTAACTGTGATTAAATTACGAATCAAGGATTAATTTCATAATCAATCCCCAAACTGAGTTCCATAGTTAAAGAGTCAAACTTGTGAAGATAACTTAAGATTTTACAGGAGAACCAAATACCCTAATCACGAtgcttaaaagaaaaattaggtataataaattagtaaaattataACTTTAGCCTGAAGCAACACCAACTTATGAAAACGCGTTAACACCGCATAAAATGGATGATGAATTTGTTACCTTAACACCAAACATAgtccaattttttaattatattttcttggcAATCGTTCTTCGTATATATATCACATGTAATATGAGGTTCCAGCAGTGCAGCCTCCAAGACTTGGTGAGTGTCACTGCTGAAGAGAGAACCACGCAGAACTGGTACATTTCACTCAACTTGAAAGTGAAAGTGATGCTTCAAGTTTCAGTTCCTAGTTTCTTgcattctttcattttcttctcttcaaTGAAAAATAAGTGTGCATTTTGTTAccattttatgttttgtttgtggACAGACGCAATGGGAAGCACAAGTTTGCTTCATCTATTACTTGGTGTTGTTTTGGCTCTGCTGAGTGTGTCTCTTGTGGAAGGAGAAGATGCATACAAATACTACACGTGGACTGTGACATATGGCATTCTTTCTCCACTAGGTAGTCCTCAGCAGGTGGGTAATATAATGTGCTTTCATTATTGGTTCTAACTTCTAAGATATCTTTAGAGAAATTGGTTGATGCTGAGTCTAAAGTAATAATAGTGTTTGAATTCTCAAGGTGGTTCTTATCGATGGTCAGTTTCCTGGGCCTCAACTAGACTTGGTAACTAATGAAAATGTTGTTCTCAACCTTGTAAACAAGTTAGATGAGCCATTTCTTCTTACTTGGTGAGTTTCTCTTGTTTTTTAGTGTCTTGTTTCATACTTTAACTCAAATTTGCTTAATGGTCTCCATTTAGTTCCTTTTAGAATTGGGAATTTGAGGGAGTAGGTGTCTTTAGTTGCTTAATCATGTTAGATGTTAACATGCATCTTTGATGGAAAGAGATGGAAAGGAAGGTAGCATTGCTGTTATAAACGACTTTTACTATTTTAAATCCAAGGAGTTTGGAGATTTTAGATCATCTTCATAATgtgatattttttcatttcatttactagCTGTATAAACTTTTTAGCTAAATAAAAAAGCTGCATTgctaatcaaataaatttagacAAATTACAAGTGACAACGTTTTAGTCAATAACAGAAAGAATAACAAGAGGTTGAGTTTCCACTTTAAAGTTTTCTCAGCTCAGGCATCTGACAATAATCTTTCTTTCGTTTAGCCTTCAAATTGAAACTTGAagagtatatatatttatggtgTAGAAGCAGAACATATGCATTTTCTAGTATGCTTACTTTTTAAGGGGTTATTTGAGAAAATGGTTTAACATTGTTTTTGTAAACCAGGAATGGCatcaaacaaaggaaaaactcATGGCAAGATGGGGTATTGGGAACCAATTGCCCCATTCCTCCAAACTCAAATTACACATACAAGTTTCAGGTCAAGGATCAGATTGGAACCTACACATACTTTCCATCGACTTCACTGCATAAAGCAGCTGGAGGGTTTGGAGGACTCAATGTCTACCATAGATCTGTCATCCCAGTTCCTTATCCGTACCCTGATGGAGATTTCACTTTACTCATTGGTGATTGGTACAAGACTAACCACAAGGTATCATCAACTTGTGCTTTCCTTCACATTATTCTCATGCATTGTGGTTCCTAGAAAATTTGCCACCTAATactcataagtcataacataacataacattttgttttgatatttgCAGGTATTAAGAGAATCTTTGGATTCTGGAAAATCTCTTGCCTTTCCTGATGGTCTCCTTATCAATGGCCAAGCTCATACAACCATAAATGGGGACCAGGGTCGGTCTTTTCAAAAAGGATATATTTAATTGAACCTCCTTTTGCAATTTCCAAGTGCTCAGTTTCAACTTTATCAAATTTGTTTCTCCATTCACACTATTCATGCTTAAGCTTTTTCACTTTCAGGAAAGACCTATATGTTCAGAATCTCAAATGTGGGCATGTCAACATCAATTAACTTCAGAATCCAGGGTCATCCTCTGAAGCTAGTTGAGATTGAAGGATCACACATTGTCCAGAACACGTACGACACGCTTGATGTGCATGTTGGGCAATCAGCTGCTGTGTTGGTAACCTTAAATCAGCCTCCAAAGGACTACTACATTGTTGCCTCAACAAgattttcaagaaaagttctcaCAGCAACTGCAGTGTTACATTATTCAAACTCTAACTCTCCTGCTTCTGGACCCTTGCCTAGTCCCCCAATTTACCAATATCATTGGTCTGTGAAGCAAGCTAGAACCTACAGGTTGGAAAAAATAATCTAATCAAAATCAACAAGCCTTAAATTTGAATTAGTTTATCTAGAATATTTTAGAGTGTAATATCTATGTACCAATATAAAGGGTTTCTATACTGTCAAGTCAACCAATTAGAAATCATTCTATAAATGACTTTTGAGTTAGATATTATAGAAGTTAAAAAGTtactatatatgataatttctaATTGTTTGACAGTTATACTTACATTGTCCGTGCATAGactatttactctttttataTCTGCTAAAATAATTGATTGTTAGTGCAGATGGAATCTGACAGCAAATGCTGCTAGGCCTAATCCACAAGGGTCATACCATTATGGAAAAATAACTCCTACAAAGACAATTGTGTTGTCCAATTCAGCACCTTTGATTAATGGAAAACTTCGTTATGCTGTCAACAAGGTTTCTTATGTTAACTCTGATACACCGCTCAAGCTTGCTGATTACTTCAACATTCCTGGAATCTACAGTGTTGACTCAATCCAAACCCTTCCTTCTGAAAGTACTCCTGCATCCATAGCCACCTCCGTAGTGCCAACTTCTCTCCATGATTTCATTGAGGTTGTTTTTCAGAACAACGAAAATGCCATGCAATCTTGGCATCTTGACGGTTATGACTTTTGGGTCGTGGGGTATGTCAGCTTCCTTTATTTGagttcaattttcttttcttatttttgaagCAACCATCTAGACTTAACTTATTTATGGGAATGATGATGTTGTTCATTGCAACAGTTATGGTTTTGGTCAGTGGACACCAGCCAAAAGAAGAACCTATAATCTAGTTGATGCTCTGACCAGGCACACTACACAggtaattaacttaaaaaaattagtgtatataatttatatgtatagAGAGTAAGAAAGATGAGAAGAGTAAATCTAGATCCTATGACCCTAATGGATGATTAAGATTgtcttaattagttttaaatatttactatttatttcaattatacaaCAGAGATTTGTTTA
Protein-coding sequences here:
- the LOC100809971 gene encoding L-ascorbate oxidase homolog, with the protein product MGSTSLLHLLLGVVLALLSVSLVEGEDAYKYYTWTVTYGILSPLGSPQQVVLIDGQFPGPQLDLVTNENVVLNLVNKLDEPFLLTWNGIKQRKNSWQDGVLGTNCPIPPNSNYTYKFQVKDQIGTYTYFPSTSLHKAAGGFGGLNVYHRSVIPVPYPYPDGDFTLLIGDWYKTNHKVLRESLDSGKSLAFPDGLLINGQAHTTINGDQGKTYMFRISNVGMSTSINFRIQGHPLKLVEIEGSHIVQNTYDTLDVHVGQSAAVLVTLNQPPKDYYIVASTRFSRKVLTATAVLHYSNSNSPASGPLPSPPIYQYHWSVKQARTYRWNLTANAARPNPQGSYHYGKITPTKTIVLSNSAPLINGKLRYAVNKVSYVNSDTPLKLADYFNIPGIYSVDSIQTLPSESTPASIATSVVPTSLHDFIEVVFQNNENAMQSWHLDGYDFWVVGYGFGQWTPAKRRTYNLVDALTRHTTQVYPNAWTTILVSLDNQGMWNLRSAIWERQYLGQQLYLRVWTSERSLANEYDIPNNALLCGKAVGHNNP